One genomic region from Evansella sp. LMS18 encodes:
- a CDS encoding PspA/IM30 family protein, translating to MTNVFTRLKDSIAADLHDLLDKKEEANPIAALNQYLRQSEKETEKVRKLADRQYKLIDEFTKEHQKAAEMAAKRKYQAEIASEAGEDEMHEFALSEAERFETRASELHKAKISAQEQLEELERKYEEMSHKLKDMHLRRMQLMGRENIARATHQIDKVTKDSGDASYYRFTEMERFIEGLEHKVNRRSYENSFDGKIAMLEREIKDKAQ from the coding sequence ATGACAAACGTATTTACAAGGCTTAAAGACTCTATCGCTGCGGACCTTCATGATTTGCTTGATAAGAAGGAGGAAGCTAACCCTATTGCTGCTTTAAACCAGTATTTACGCCAGAGTGAAAAAGAAACAGAAAAGGTCCGGAAGCTTGCTGACCGTCAGTATAAGCTGATCGACGAATTTACAAAGGAACATCAGAAAGCTGCAGAAATGGCGGCGAAACGAAAATATCAGGCTGAAATTGCTTCTGAAGCGGGAGAAGATGAGATGCATGAATTCGCTTTAAGCGAAGCAGAAAGATTTGAAACAAGAGCATCAGAGCTTCATAAAGCAAAAATCTCGGCACAGGAACAGCTTGAGGAGCTTGAAAGAAAATATGAAGAGATGAGCCATAAGCTGAAAGATATGCACTTAAGAAGGATGCAGCTTATGGGAAGAGAAAATATTGCCCGGGCAACTCACCAGATTGATAAAGTAACGAAGGACTCAGGGGACGCCTCCTATTACCGATTTACAGAAATGGAAAGGTTCATTGAAGGGCTTGAGCATAAAGTGAACCGGAGGAGCTATGAGAATTCCTTTGACGGTAAAATAGCCATGCTAGAGAGGGAGATAAAGGATAAAGCACAATAA
- a CDS encoding flagellar basal body rod protein, with protein sequence MKKFLIFLLAIAALFILLANIGPLILLGVCVYLLYVIFKKFVKSDSMAGKVIWVLLGLFVLSVALSNIYAVIGLAALYFLYVLFRNNGKEEEIIFNKPSESDPFTNFERQWADMNK encoded by the coding sequence ATGAAAAAGTTTTTGATTTTCTTGCTTGCTATTGCTGCCCTGTTTATTTTGTTAGCTAACATCGGGCCTTTAATACTTCTTGGAGTTTGTGTTTACCTTCTGTATGTTATCTTCAAAAAATTTGTGAAAAGTGATTCCATGGCCGGAAAAGTTATCTGGGTGCTCCTTGGATTGTTTGTACTAAGCGTAGCGTTATCAAATATTTACGCTGTTATCGGGCTGGCTGCACTGTATTTTTTATATGTGCTTTTCAGAAACAATGGGAAAGAGGAAGAAATTATTTTTAACAAGCCTTCAGAGAGCGACCCATTTACAAATTTCGAAAGACAATGGGCAGACATGAACAAGTAG
- a CDS encoding PspA/IM30 family protein, whose translation MFSIFLIRRLTKNLTKISGVFKKDEEPEELLEQYIAILGEKVNELEEEAIQKTAEEKLLARRIEAAADKIKKREKQALKALSTGRNDFARRVIEDKTRITGEKRYLETLHASARDEAAELNERLFSLKKSYQEILFKREQLQNKVGTTKTNILMNEALSTLDISNGGNAGNVKKGPEEEGISTEVPEDRKLAAESVHTDSKWLQDQVDQEMLLLKKKLHSSKSE comes from the coding sequence GTGTTTTCCATTTTTTTAATCAGAAGACTCACAAAGAATCTAACTAAAATATCTGGTGTATTCAAGAAAGACGAAGAGCCTGAAGAATTGTTGGAGCAATACATAGCAATTCTCGGGGAAAAAGTTAATGAACTGGAAGAAGAAGCAATACAAAAAACAGCAGAAGAAAAATTACTGGCCCGAAGAATTGAAGCAGCTGCAGATAAAATAAAAAAGCGGGAAAAGCAGGCTCTGAAAGCACTAAGCACAGGGCGGAACGATTTTGCGCGGCGTGTCATTGAAGATAAAACGAGGATCACCGGGGAGAAAAGGTATCTTGAAACACTCCATGCGTCTGCCAGAGACGAGGCCGCCGAACTTAACGAGAGACTTTTCAGCCTGAAAAAGTCCTACCAGGAAATACTCTTTAAGCGGGAACAGCTGCAAAATAAAGTCGGGACCACGAAGACAAACATTCTGATGAACGAAGCACTTTCCACCCTGGACATTTCGAACGGAGGAAATGCCGGGAACGTAAAGAAAGGGCCGGAGGAAGAAGGAATTTCAACAGAAGTACCGGAAGACAGAAAGCTGGCTGCTGAAAGTGTTCATACTGACAGCAAGTGGCTGCAGGATCAGGTTGACCAGGAGATGCTCCTGCTGAAAAAGAAATTACACAGCAGCAAAAGTGAATGA
- the dat gene encoding D-amino-acid transaminase, giving the protein MGEVAFYKDRFVGIEENVVPIQERGHQFGDGVYEVIRVYAGEPFLMEEHFDRLERSAAALDLKLPYRREKLKEIVLEALDRSEIKEAEIYFQITRGISPRQHHYPECDAVFALTVRQAKTLDSLKREEGFPVTITEDDRWLNCYIKSLNLLPNVMAKQKAMAKGCAEAIYQRDGIITEGSSSNVFVVKDGVIYTHPAARGILHGITRATVIELAKEMDIAVMEEKFDTEFFLNADEVFFTSTSVEVMPVSEADGTRFPEAKPVTQRLSNAFKKLYIKRQ; this is encoded by the coding sequence ATGGGAGAAGTCGCCTTTTATAAAGACAGATTCGTAGGAATCGAAGAGAACGTGGTGCCAATCCAGGAACGGGGCCACCAGTTCGGTGACGGCGTTTATGAAGTGATCAGGGTTTATGCTGGGGAACCCTTCCTTATGGAGGAACACTTCGACAGGCTGGAGAGAAGTGCTGCAGCACTTGACCTGAAACTTCCATACCGAAGAGAAAAGCTGAAGGAAATTGTTCTGGAAGCACTCGACCGGTCAGAAATCAAGGAAGCGGAGATTTATTTTCAGATTACGAGAGGAATTTCCCCCCGGCAGCATCATTACCCGGAATGTGATGCTGTCTTCGCTCTCACAGTGCGCCAGGCAAAAACGTTGGATTCTCTTAAACGGGAAGAAGGCTTTCCAGTAACAATTACAGAAGATGACAGATGGCTCAACTGCTATATAAAATCGTTGAACCTCCTTCCTAATGTTATGGCTAAGCAGAAGGCAATGGCAAAAGGGTGTGCAGAAGCGATATACCAGAGAGACGGTATAATCACAGAAGGATCAAGCAGTAATGTTTTCGTGGTAAAGGACGGTGTAATCTACACTCACCCTGCAGCAAGAGGCATCCTTCATGGCATCACGAGGGCGACTGTTATTGAACTGGCGAAAGAAATGGATATAGCTGTGATGGAAGAAAAGTTTGACACAGAATTCTTCCTGAATGCAGATGAAGTGTTCTTCACTAGTACTAGTGTAGAAGTTATGCCTGTGAGCGAAGCGGACGGTACAAGATTCCCTGAGGCTAAGCCAGTGACTCAAAGACTTTCGAACGCTTTTAAAAAGCTTTATATTAAAAGGCAGTAA